Below is a genomic region from Rhinoraja longicauda isolate Sanriku21f chromosome 34, sRhiLon1.1, whole genome shotgun sequence.
taatttgagtattgagagttgtcagagccatcgagatttctctatttgaaggaattatagttagatttagtcgagacacaacttgttcacttataaaactttctgaactgccagaatcaagtagtacattaagtgtacGGCCGTTGATGGATACCGTTGCAGCTGCATGAGacaagctctgaggaaatgcagctgtgattgcacataaagaaggcatatacgtGGCAGCAAtcacacttttagtagttgctttggacttgcatactctagaataatatcccttcttgccacaaccattacaagttgcctctcgagcaggacataccactctctattatgaatattacccACGCAAAAGTAACACTTCTTTTTTGAATAAGTAcatgctgcagcaagggcacatttatcagtagaaattgtttcagcttgccCCATATTAATATTTGGGTTAGATTATTCtgtagtagttgcagcagaatacacattagatgagccataagcatctgaatttctctgagccaagtctaatgagtaagcttgattgaGTAACCacaccatccccgggcactttccccagcaacccgcaggagatgcaacacctgtccctttacctcccccctcaactccatccaaggacccaaacagtctttccaggtgagacaaaggttcacctgcacctcctccaacctcatctattgtatctgctgctctagatgtcaacttctttacatcggcgaaaccaaatgcaggctcagcgatcatttcgttcaacacctttgctcagtcccacTTAAgcaacgtgatctcccggtggctgagcgcttcaactccccctcccattcccagtctgacctttctgtcatgggcctcctccagtgccatagtgaggcccaccggaaattggaggaacagcacctcatatttcacttgggcacttGCAGCCCAGAAGATAAACTTCTCcaacgttagatagttcctctgtccctctcttcccctccccagttctccctctatcttcctgtgtccacctatatccttcctttgtcccgcccccgacatcagtctgaagggtctcaacccgaaacgtcacccattccttctctcctgagatgctgcctgacctgctgagttactccagcattttttgaaataattaccttcgatttgtaccagcatctgtagttattttcttacactatttataCAAGTTTGATTGTAAGATGACTGTagatccaaggttttgttttctaatagtctgtcatattaaaggcgatgccaaaccattgataaaaGAGTCTCGAATAATCTTCCtgttgatattgatcagctgtaactgcttcgtgttaaaaactcatcaagtgactcaccaggtttttgtttacgagtagcaaggaggtgtcgagcaaatattacatagggtgtcttaacgaagagtctgcttagtgcatcaatagcagaatcatacGTTGTACATTactctatgtaatcatatacatcataagagatagagcttattaatgtcctgaatttgtctggtgcattgtcaCCACACTCAAATAAGATATTTAGTGTAtgaagccagtgcttccattcctttgctgcagtaaGTGAGTTGAGATCCAGATCCAAGCattgtggtttcaatagtttctgcatctcgatgtcacactgcttaacttctgagattgagttgcttaaattgttgaggcaaatgaaaattataatttacttaaactttatttaagctttaagcaactcatttctgtaatacacatcttgAAAGCGACTAGAAATTATtgctgattccacaggcctcacCGGCCtgagtcccgcacatgcgcacacttcagtcaataagaccaaggaactgattgtggactatgGAATGGAAAAATAAGGATCCATGAATTTGCCTTCATCGCAGGACAGTGGTGGAGAGTCAAAGCTGGACATTCGTGGGACTGGACATCTTTGTAGATATGACCTGGGTCCAGCACTTAGATGCAATCATATGTAAAGCCTATCAATGTTTCTACTtccatagaagattgaggagattctgtatgtcaatgaataatctcatgaacttctacaggtgtacagtagagagcatatctcTATCACTGgctgcatcactgcctggttcggcaaatcgaacgcccaggaatgaacaaGATTGCAAAAACTGGTAAACACTCCCAGTCAATCACCTGcccatcaaaggaatctacaacagttgctacctcaaaaaggcagtttgcaaaaacccacaccacccttatTTCACACCCTATGCCCTTATTTCACACCTGCCATtaagaaggtggtacaggagcctgaaaactgtaacatccaggttcaggagctgcTACATCCCAAAAACCACACACTACCCTTCCGtacacaacaacctccaaataggctcttaACTATAGATTAGGGGACATTATTGTTGTAAGAATATCTGCCAAAACTTACCTTTCCGCTTCAGCCAACCGCtgtttcatgtttagtttagttcagatgtacagcgcggaaacaagccctaagGGCCAGTGAGTCAGCAGTCCCACGCatgaacacgatcctacacacacaagggatttTTTGGTACATTTACATTATGTCAAttaacgtcttttgagtgtgggaggaaacggggagaacgtacaaactgcgtacaggcaagcatccctagtcaggattgaaaccgggtttctggcgctgcaaggcagttggTCTACCGCTACGTCACTGTATACACAACTCAATGTGCAGGGTCggttttggacaaagacaatgAACACTTTTCCCGCACGAAGCATAGCCGCCGATTTGCCCTTCCACAGACATGGTGAGTGGCTCTGAAAAGAACCTTTGGGTTACTCTGTTCAGTTTCTCTCGCTTACTTGCTCGCTCCGCCAGTTTTCTTGGGTAACAGCACGGCCTGGATATTGGGCAGCACACCGCCCTGTGCGATggtcactcctcccatcagtttgTTGAGCTCCTCGTCGTTGCGGACAGCCAGCTGCAGATGTCTGGGGATGATGCGGCTCTTCTTGTTGTCCCGGGCCGCATTGCCGGCCAACTCCAGGATTTCAGCCGTCAGATACTCGAGCACAGCAGCCAGATAGACCGGGGCTCCGGCACCAACACGCTTAGCATAGTTGCCCTTTCTCAGGAGCCTGTGTACACGGCCAACCGGGAACTGCAATCCGGCCCGGGACGAGCGAGACTTGGCCTTGGCCCGAGCTTTGCCGCTGGTTTTCCCTCGTCCAGACATGTCCCGAATCTTGCACACGGAGAATGAAAAAATGATCACAGACTCGCTCTTCTTGTACATTTTTGCGGAATCCAGTGAACCGCTGATGATTGGGGAAAAAGCACTTGATTTCATTGGTGAGAGGAATAACCCAATCACTGAACCGTTTTATCTACCAATCAAAACCAGCAACAAAAGCGCTGAAAATAACTGCCAGTCCCTCCAAAACCAGAACTTTGAAATAGCCCGCCAAACTATAAATCTGGATGTCAATACAATTTGCGACATCACATAAtcattgtttttttgtttatcttttttttatcTAAGTGCATTGCGTTAAGGTGTTAATTATACTACTgcgagtaagaattccattgttccgttgacggcacatttgacaattaaatactcttgattaTTGGCCACCTTGAACCCCGAGCAATACGGCACAACACATTTAATTTACGATTTATTTGGACCGATAACCGATCACAAAAAAACCCGATTCTCGGCATCAATTAGCGATCGGTCACCTTGTAAACGGTGTCGGATTATCTACTAGTCCCTTTTTACAAAAGTCGGAGTTTGGGCTAGTGTGAAAAGTTCCTCCTTGAAAGACAGAACGAATTGCCGAATAGAAATGCAATTCGGAACAGTTAGAGATGAAGACAGGAGTTAATAAACCTCAGTACCCATAGTAAATAAAACAGCAACGACAGCAATAATCGGCTGCCCGTGGGCGCAACTTATGATGTCTGGGACAAGCAAACGCGAAGTAGTTGTACTTCTGTTTAATGGACAGGAACGTAACATGGATACCgggaatatacaatacaatatatctttattgtcattgtacccaggggtacaacgagattgggaatgcgcctcccatacgatgcaataatttaattaatttagacaacaacccaacgaaacaattgtaacagttttagacaggattaagtgcaagttgatctgtgccggatcactatgcgttgtgaccatccggctcagcaggaccggttcataacagctatggccctggggatgaagctgttcctgagactggaggtgcgggctctacgccttgtatcgtctgcccgatggaaggagttcgtatTGAAACATTTAATCACTAAACATAACGTTAAATAATTTGCCTAACAAAAATATCCTGAAACAATTCTGCTGCGATTCAACGTCGAAACATTAGTATAACTCTTTCTGCGAGAATGTGGgtggctcttaaaagagccgTTGGGGTTTCGGTATTTTGTCAACAATGTGCGGATCTTTACTTGGAGCTGGTGTACTTGGTCACCGCTTTTGTCCCTTCCGACACGGCGTGCTTGGCCAGCTCCCCGGGAAGAAGCAGGCGCACGGCGGTCTGAATCTCTCGGGAGCTGATGGTAGATCTCTTGTTGTAATGGGCCAGGCGGGAAGCCTCGCCTGCAATGCGCTCGAAAATATCGTTGACGAACGAATTCATGATGCTCATGGCCTTGGAGGAGATGCCGGTGTCGGGGTGAACCTGCTTCAtcactttgtagatgtagatgCCGTAACTCTCCTTCCTCGACCTCCTGCGCTTCTTGCCCGCTTTGCCTGTAGGCTTCGGCAAAGCTTTCTTTGCGCCCTTCTTGGCAGCTGCTTTCGACGTCTCAGGCATTTCCTCGGTGGATTTCAAACACAGCAGTGACCAGAAGCCACTCGGAGCGCGGATTAAATAGGCTGCGCGTCGCCCTATGCTAATGAGGGATGGAGCGGGAGCGGATCGTCATTGGATGGTCGGAGACATGAATAATTACACCTCCCCGTAAACGCTCTGATTGGATATCTATGGGGAAACGTCACAATCCCTCGCTGCACCAGTCAGAGGCCGCTCCCACTGCCCCGTGTCCTGTCCGGGTCACTCTGCGGACGGGGAATTGGCGCCGATCTGGTGCAGTGGCCGCTGCTGTTTAATACAGCAGAAAGCACCGAAAGCTGTCGTTTGTCATCCTCTCCGGTGCCGAGTGCGGGATGCTGACGTCCCGTGGGATAAAACACGAGAAAGGAAAACACCTTGCAATTATAGGTCAGCTTGTACAACTTCATTAGTGGAGCAATTATTCAAATATgaaagtgccggaataactcagcaggtgaggcagcatcgctggagaacatggatatgggaccacaggtagacaaaaaatgctgaagtaactcaacgggtcaggcagcatctcgggagaaggaatgggtgacgtttcgggtcgagacccttcagactaatgtcaggggagtgacTCTAGAATAGTCAGAGATAGGAAGaccagtgggaaaactgggaaagagagagaaagcagggactatgtGAAGTAAGAAAaactaatgttcataccgctggggtgtaaactacccaaacttATGAGGTGCTCTgccaccaatttgcgctggacctcaatctgacaatggcccaggacagaaaggacagattcggaatgggaggcggagttgaagtgctgagccagcaggagatcaggtaggtcaagacggactgagcggaggtgttcagcgaaacgatcgccgagcctgcgcttggtctcaccgatgtagagaagttgacacctggatgcagtagatgaggttggaagaggtgccggtgaaactctgcctcaccacgaaagactgtttgggtccatggatggagtcgaggggggaggtaaagggacaggtgttgcttctccagcggttgcaggggaaagtacctggggaggaggtggtttgggtaggaaggaatgagtgaaccagagagttgcggagggaacggtctctgcggaaagcataaaggggtggagatgggaagatgtggccagtaatgggatcccgttggaggtggcaaaaatgttggaggataagatgttgtatgcgatggctgatggggtggaaggtaacaagggggactctgtccttgttatgaatagggGAGTGGGAGCAAAAGTGGAGCTGAGGGATATTGAAGAAACCTTAGCGAAAGCCTCAagtacaatggaagaggggaaccccctttacctaatcaatgaggacatctccgatgtcctagtatggaacacctcatcctgagcGCAGAGtcagcgtagatggaggaattgggagtaggggatagtctttacaggaaacagggtgggaagaagtgtagtcaggatagcaatgggagtcagtaggtttgcagtagatgtcggtcaacagtctgtctcctgtgatggagacggtaagatccagaaacggtagggagatgctccaagtaaatttgagagcaggatggaaattagtaaagttgatgaagtcagtgagttctgcatgtgtacaggaggtagcaccaatgcagtcttcaatgtagcggaggtagagttcggggatagggccagtgtacgcctggaacagggattgttcaacataccctacaaagagacagGCATAGCTAGGTCTCATGTGAGTGCTCATAGCCACCCCTTGGATTTggattgttcttcagactgattgtaatatggagaaggcggctggaagaGGGGGAATCTCCGGTGAAGCGTTGGAGGTCAGATCCAACTTAGATGGTAAACCTGTGTTTATAAAGCCAGAAGTTACTTAGGAAGCACAATAAATTGCAGCTTacgtttagtttcagagatagtgcggaaacaggcccatcggcccaccgaaaccacgccgaccagcgatccccttacacgaacactatccgacacgaGGGAAATTTTACAAATGCACGTAGCCAATTCACcttctaacctgtacgtcttcagtgcTGTAGGTAACTGGAGCTcttgcagaaaacccacacagggcatgtgaagaacgtacaaactctgtacagacagcacccgtactcaggatctaacccgggtctctggcgctggaaggcagcaacactgccgcgCGCCACAAAGagcggaatggacagacaatgttttcggatgggagccttcttcagattttcattAATCATAGTTGGTTCGATTAATTGAGGGGATAGCGTGGAGTGTTGGCGAGAACTTCAGCAATAACTGATAGGTCCCAAACGCCAAAACAGTTGATAATCTCAGTCAAATACCCTGGAGGCAAATGAAGAGGAGTAAATCTGTTTCAGAATCAATTCACCAACAGAGCGCACAGGTCCAGGGACCTCGACATTCCTttcgggtgaggcagaggttcacgtgcatctcctccaacctcatctactgtatctgccatcCAGGTGtggatatgtgtatatgtgtgtatatatatatatattaggggagaccaaacacaggcagactcggcgatcgcttcactcaacagtcCGCCTTAAACTACAtgctctcccagttgccaaacactttaactccccttcccattcccatcctgacCTCTCTGTCCGAGGTCTCCTTCAGTATCAGAGagaggccaaatgtaaattggcggaacagcgcctcatatttcactttggcagtttacaacccagcggtattaattttgatttctctaacttgcatCCCCTCTATCTGTCCCTCCCCTACCATCGTAATACTAGCTTTGTTGTCGttctgtgagagagaagtaaaaagggataattgatttaaactaaggaccatgagaaatagctgacccgactatgctcggctagataagaaccgaaagaacaaatggtgacattccaaggataagggcaagatatccaaagaactagcagagagagcacaagataaccagagcactaggagagagggcaagatatccaaagaacaaatggtgacattccaaggataagggcaagatatccaaaga
It encodes:
- the LOC144609188 gene encoding histone H2A-like — protein: MSGRGKTSGKARAKAKSRSSRAGLQFPVGRVHRLLRKGNYAKRVGAGAPVYLAAVLEYLTAEILELAGNAARDNKKSRIIPRHLQLAVRNDEELNKLMGGVTIAQGGVLPNIQAVLLPKKTGGASKLTWRDEQDGDCIKRAIPMWIWDLASGILWT
- the LOC144609201 gene encoding histone H2B 1/2-like, coding for MPETSKAAAKKGAKKALPKPTGKAGKKRRRSRKESYGIYIYKVMKQVHPDTGISSKAMSIMNSFVNDIFERIAGEASRLAHYNKRSTISSREIQTAVRLLLPGELAKHAVSEGTKAVTKYTSSK